In Mesorhizobium sp. 113-3-3, a genomic segment contains:
- a CDS encoding DUF2277 domain-containing protein, translated as MCRNIKTLFNFDPPATNDEVRDAALQFVRKLSGTTRPSKQNQHAFDLAVEAIAASARELLDSLETNQHPRNREEVAAKLRAKAAIRFA; from the coding sequence ATGTGCAGAAACATCAAGACCCTGTTCAATTTTGACCCGCCCGCAACCAATGACGAAGTCCGCGACGCTGCCCTTCAGTTCGTCCGCAAGCTGAGCGGAACGACACGGCCGTCGAAACAGAACCAGCATGCGTTCGATCTCGCCGTCGAAGCCATCGCGGCATCGGCGCGCGAACTTCTTGATTCACTCGAAACCAACCAGCATCCGCGCAATCGTGAAGAGGTGGCGGCCAAATTGCGGGCAAAGGCGGCGATCCGCTTCGCCTGA
- a CDS encoding pirin family protein, translating to MSFFPGKDPEAGDAFASDQIELMVIPNAKDIGGFEVRRALPTARRRLVGPFIFFDRMGPAILRAGQALDVRPHPHIGLSTVTYLFDGKIRHRDSLGTEMVIQPGDVNLMTAGRGIVHSERTPEELRGAPMSVSGLQTWLALPDGKEEVAPVFENTAALRLPEIDAEGVRGRIVIGDFQGLRSPVRADTETLYADLRLAPGASIKIPADAEERAIYTLEGEVAISGDVFPAERLLVFRPGDEIIVSSQTGAHFMLFGGASLGSQRYIWWNFVSSSKERIEQAKQEWKTGRFDIVPGDEEEFIPLPEN from the coding sequence ATGAGCTTCTTCCCGGGGAAAGACCCTGAAGCCGGCGACGCCTTTGCCAGCGATCAGATCGAGCTGATGGTTATCCCGAACGCCAAGGACATTGGCGGCTTTGAGGTCCGTCGCGCTTTGCCGACCGCCAGGAGGCGTCTGGTCGGGCCGTTCATCTTCTTCGACCGCATGGGGCCGGCAATCCTGCGGGCGGGCCAGGCGCTCGACGTCCGTCCCCACCCGCATATCGGCCTGTCGACGGTAACCTATCTGTTCGACGGCAAGATCAGGCATCGCGATTCCCTGGGCACCGAAATGGTGATCCAGCCCGGCGACGTGAATTTGATGACCGCCGGCCGCGGCATCGTGCATTCCGAGCGCACGCCGGAGGAATTGCGCGGCGCGCCGATGTCGGTCTCCGGCCTGCAGACATGGCTGGCACTGCCCGATGGCAAGGAGGAAGTGGCGCCTGTGTTCGAGAACACCGCCGCCTTGCGGCTGCCCGAGATCGATGCCGAAGGCGTCCGCGGCCGCATCGTCATTGGTGATTTCCAGGGACTGCGCTCCCCGGTGCGGGCCGATACCGAGACGCTCTACGCCGACCTCAGGCTGGCGCCCGGCGCCAGCATAAAGATCCCGGCCGATGCGGAAGAACGCGCCATCTACACGCTGGAAGGCGAGGTCGCGATTTCGGGCGACGTCTTTCCGGCCGAACGGCTGCTGGTGTTCCGGCCCGGTGACGAGATCATCGTATCGTCGCAAACCGGTGCGCATTTCATGCTGTTCGGCGGCGCCTCGCTCGGCTCGCAGCGCTACATCTGGTGGAATTTCGTCTCCTCGTCGAAGGAACGCATCGAGCAGGCCAAGCAGGAATGGAAGACGGGCCGCTTCGATATCGTTCCTGGAGATGAGGAAGAGTTCATCCCACTGCCGGAAAACTAA